A genomic window from Klebsiella quasipneumoniae subsp. quasipneumoniae includes:
- a CDS encoding DUF1456 family protein → MLSNDILRSLRYTLKVNNNDMVRILALSDMESTSASFDTWTTKEDEEGFVRCPDIILSGFLNGLIYDKRGKDDSAPELALERRVNNNTVLKKLRIAFSLKTDDIVAIMSEQKYRVSVPEVTAMMRSPDHKNYRECGDQFLRNFLRGLTQRVHNPKA, encoded by the coding sequence ATGCTCAGTAATGATATTCTTCGTAGCCTGCGCTACACCCTGAAAGTCAATAATAACGATATGGTGCGCATTCTTGCGCTATCCGATATGGAATCCACCTCCGCCAGCTTTGACACCTGGACGACGAAAGAGGATGAAGAGGGCTTTGTCCGCTGCCCGGACATTATCCTGTCGGGTTTCCTCAACGGCCTTATCTATGACAAGCGCGGAAAAGACGATTCGGCGCCGGAGCTGGCGCTGGAGCGCCGGGTGAATAACAATACGGTGCTGAAAAAGCTGCGGATCGCCTTCTCGCTGAAAACGGATGATATTGTGGCGATCATGAGCGAGCAGAAATACCGCGTCTCGGTGCCGGAAGTGACCGCCATGATGCGGTCGCCTGACCACAAAAACTACCGCGAGTGCGGCGACCAGTTTCTGCGCAATTTCCTGCGCGGCCTGACCCAGCGGGTGCATAACCCGAAGGCGTGA
- the btsR gene encoding two-component system response regulator BtsR: MLRVLIVDDEPLARENLRILLETQRDIEIVGECGNAVEAIGAVHKLRPDVLFLDIQMPRISGLEMVGMLDPEHRPYIVFLTAFDEYAVKAFEEHAFDYLLKPIEAARLEKTLARLRQERNLQDVSLLDDARQTLKYIPCTGHSRIWLLQMEDVAFVSSRMSGIYVTDREGKEGFTELTLRTLESRTPLLRCHRQYLVNMAHLKEIRLEENGQAELLMRAGQTVPVSRRYLKSLKEAIGL; this comes from the coding sequence ATGCTGAGAGTATTGATCGTCGATGATGAGCCGCTGGCGCGGGAAAACCTGCGTATTTTGCTGGAGACTCAGCGCGATATCGAGATCGTCGGCGAATGCGGCAACGCGGTGGAGGCGATTGGCGCGGTCCATAAGCTGCGTCCCGACGTGTTGTTTCTCGACATCCAGATGCCGCGCATCAGCGGCCTGGAGATGGTCGGGATGCTCGACCCGGAGCACCGCCCCTATATCGTGTTTCTCACCGCCTTTGATGAATACGCGGTGAAAGCCTTTGAGGAGCACGCCTTTGACTATCTGCTCAAGCCGATTGAAGCTGCCCGGCTGGAGAAAACCCTCGCCCGTCTGCGCCAGGAGCGTAATCTGCAGGATGTGTCGCTGCTGGATGACGCCCGGCAGACGCTGAAATACATACCCTGTACCGGCCACAGCCGTATCTGGCTGCTGCAGATGGAGGATGTGGCCTTCGTCAGCAGCCGGATGAGCGGGATCTACGTGACCGACCGCGAGGGCAAGGAGGGGTTTACCGAGCTGACCCTGCGCACCCTTGAGAGCCGCACGCCGCTGCTGCGCTGTCATCGCCAGTATCTGGTGAATATGGCGCACCTGAAGGAGATTCGCCTGGAGGAGAATGGTCAGGCGGAGCTGCTGATGCGCGCCGGGCAAACGGTGCCGGTGAGCCGGCGCTATTTAAAAAGCCTGAAAGAGGCGATTGGCCTGTAA
- a CDS encoding ABC transporter permease: protein MKALREPLWWLSALFIGLLAGLPYSAPLFSRLFPELPRPVYQQESFWALTVDHGWLVAASSLAATAVGLGAGVAVTRPAGSAFRPLVETIAAIGQTFPPVAVLAMAVPVLGFGWLPALIALALYGILPVLQGTLAGLGSIPSGVSDVAEGMGMTGWQRLCKVELPLAAPVILAGIRTSVIVNIGTATIASTVGANTLGTPIIIGLSGFNTAYIVQGALLVALAAIIVDRAFERLARWLSRHRHVQ, encoded by the coding sequence ATGAAGGCGCTTCGTGAGCCGCTGTGGTGGCTTAGCGCGCTGTTTATCGGCCTGCTGGCGGGGCTGCCCTACAGCGCGCCGCTGTTCAGCCGGCTGTTTCCGGAACTGCCGCGGCCGGTCTACCAGCAGGAGAGCTTCTGGGCGCTCACTGTCGATCACGGCTGGCTGGTGGCGGCGTCCAGCCTCGCGGCGACCGCTGTCGGGCTGGGGGCAGGGGTGGCGGTCACCCGGCCCGCGGGCAGCGCGTTTCGTCCGCTGGTGGAGACCATCGCCGCTATCGGACAGACCTTTCCGCCGGTGGCGGTGCTGGCGATGGCGGTGCCGGTGCTGGGCTTTGGCTGGCTGCCGGCGCTGATCGCCCTCGCGCTGTATGGCATACTGCCGGTGCTGCAAGGGACTCTGGCCGGTCTGGGGTCGATACCGTCGGGCGTGTCAGATGTGGCAGAAGGGATGGGCATGACCGGCTGGCAGCGTCTGTGCAAGGTGGAGCTGCCGCTGGCGGCCCCGGTGATCCTGGCGGGGATCCGCACCTCGGTCATCGTCAATATTGGTACTGCGACGATAGCCTCGACGGTGGGGGCCAATACGCTTGGGACGCCGATCATCATCGGCCTGAGCGGGTTTAATACCGCCTATATCGTGCAGGGGGCGCTGCTGGTGGCGCTGGCGGCGATTATTGTCGACCGCGCATTTGAGCGCCTGGCCCGCTGGCTCAGCCGACACCGCCACGTACAATAA
- a CDS encoding sensor histidine kinase: MYEFDLVLLLLQQMCVFLVIAWLMSKTRLFIPLMQVTVRLPHKLLCYVTFSIFCIMGTYFGLHIEDSIANTRAIGAVMGGLLGGPVVGGLVGLTGGLHRYSLGGMTALSCMVSTIVEGLLGGLVHSVLVKRGRPDKVFSPLTAGAITFVAELVQMMIILLIARPFQDALHLVQSIAAPMMVTNTVGAALFMRILLDKRAMFEKYTSAFSATALKVAASTEGILRQGFNEENSMKVAQVLIQELDIGAVAITDRDKLLAFTGIGDDHHLPGKPISSSYTQRAIETGEVVYADGNEVPYRCSIHPHCKLGSTLVIPLRGENQRVIGTIKLYEAKNRLFSSINRTLGEGIAQLLSAQILAGQYERQKALLTQSEIKLLHAQVNPHFLFNALNTLKAVIRRDSEQAGQLVQYLSTFFRKNLKRPTEIVTLADEIEHVNAYLQIEKARFQANLQIQMAVPEGLAHHQLPAFTLQPIVENAIKHGTSQHLGVGEITIRASQDDRWLQLDIEDNAGLYRANPQASGLGMNLVDRRLRARFGADCGISVTCEPERFTRVTLRLPLEENAC; this comes from the coding sequence ATGTACGAGTTTGATCTGGTGTTGCTGCTGCTTCAGCAGATGTGCGTATTTTTGGTCATCGCGTGGTTGATGAGCAAAACCCGACTGTTTATCCCCCTGATGCAAGTCACCGTTCGCCTGCCGCACAAGCTGCTGTGCTACGTCACCTTCTCCATTTTCTGCATTATGGGGACCTATTTTGGTCTGCATATCGAAGACTCTATCGCCAACACCCGCGCCATCGGCGCCGTGATGGGCGGCCTGCTCGGCGGCCCGGTGGTCGGCGGGCTGGTGGGGCTGACCGGCGGCCTGCACCGCTACTCGCTGGGGGGGATGACCGCCTTAAGCTGCATGGTCTCCACTATCGTCGAGGGGCTGCTGGGCGGTCTGGTGCACAGCGTGCTGGTCAAACGCGGCCGGCCGGACAAAGTCTTTAGCCCGCTGACCGCCGGGGCGATCACCTTCGTGGCCGAGCTGGTGCAGATGATGATTATTCTGCTGATTGCCCGCCCGTTCCAGGACGCCCTGCATCTGGTGCAGAGCATTGCCGCGCCGATGATGGTGACCAATACCGTCGGCGCGGCGCTGTTTATGCGCATTCTGCTGGACAAGCGGGCGATGTTCGAGAAGTACACCTCCGCCTTTTCCGCCACGGCGCTGAAGGTGGCGGCGTCCACCGAGGGGATCCTGCGTCAGGGGTTCAACGAAGAGAACAGCATGAAGGTGGCCCAGGTGCTGATCCAGGAGCTGGATATCGGCGCGGTGGCGATCACCGACCGCGACAAGCTGCTGGCGTTTACCGGCATCGGCGACGACCATCACCTGCCGGGCAAACCTATCTCCTCCTCGTATACGCAACGGGCGATTGAGACCGGGGAGGTGGTGTATGCCGACGGCAACGAGGTGCCCTACCGCTGCTCGATTCATCCGCACTGTAAGCTGGGGTCGACGTTGGTGATCCCCTTGCGCGGCGAGAACCAGCGGGTGATCGGCACCATCAAACTGTATGAGGCGAAAAACCGCCTGTTCAGTTCGATCAACCGCACCCTGGGGGAGGGGATTGCCCAGCTGCTGTCGGCGCAGATCCTCGCCGGGCAGTACGAGCGGCAGAAGGCGCTGCTGACGCAATCCGAAATCAAGCTTCTGCATGCCCAGGTCAACCCGCACTTCCTGTTTAACGCGCTTAACACCCTGAAGGCGGTGATCCGTCGCGACAGCGAGCAGGCCGGCCAGCTGGTGCAGTATCTGTCGACCTTCTTTCGCAAGAACCTGAAGCGGCCGACAGAAATCGTCACCCTCGCCGATGAGATCGAGCATGTTAACGCCTACCTGCAGATTGAGAAGGCCCGCTTTCAGGCTAACCTGCAGATCCAGATGGCGGTGCCGGAAGGGCTGGCGCATCACCAGCTGCCGGCCTTTACCCTGCAGCCGATCGTGGAGAACGCTATTAAGCATGGCACATCGCAACATCTTGGCGTCGGCGAAATTACCATTCGCGCCAGCCAGGACGATCGCTGGCTGCAGCTGGATATCGAAGATAACGCCGGGCTGTACCGGGCCAACCCTCAGGCCAGCGGGCTGGGGATGAATCTGGTGGACAGGCGGCTTCGGGCGCGTTTTGGCGCCGACTGCGGCATCAGCGTCACCTGCGAACCGGAGCGCTTTACCCGTGTCACCCTACGTTTGCCCCTGGAGGAGAATGCATGCTGA
- a CDS encoding ABC transporter substrate-binding protein, whose amino-acid sequence MKMATKWSGALALAALISVPLQAAEPVKVGSKIDTEGALLGNMIQQVLENHGVKTINKIQLGTTPVVRGAIVAGELDIYPEYTGNGAFFFKDENDPAWKNARQGYEKVKRLDQEKHQLVWLTPAPANNTWTIAVRQELAEKNHLTSLADLSRYLQQGGEFKLAASAEFIERPDALPAFEKAYDFKLNQNQLLSLAGGDTAVTIKAAAQQTSGVNAAMAYGTDGPVAALGLQTLSDPQGVQPIYAPTPVVREAVLKAYPQIADWLKPVFASLDEKTLQQLNARIAVEGQDAKRVAADYLQQKGLLK is encoded by the coding sequence ATGAAGATGGCGACGAAATGGTCCGGCGCGCTGGCGCTGGCCGCCCTGATAAGTGTGCCGCTGCAGGCGGCGGAGCCGGTGAAGGTCGGCTCGAAAATTGATACCGAAGGGGCGCTGCTGGGCAATATGATCCAGCAGGTGCTGGAAAACCACGGCGTCAAAACGATTAATAAAATCCAGCTCGGCACCACGCCGGTGGTGCGCGGGGCGATTGTCGCCGGCGAGCTGGATATCTACCCGGAGTATACCGGCAATGGCGCTTTCTTCTTTAAAGATGAAAACGACCCGGCATGGAAGAATGCCCGGCAGGGCTATGAGAAGGTGAAACGCCTGGATCAGGAGAAACATCAGCTGGTATGGCTCACCCCGGCGCCGGCTAACAACACCTGGACCATCGCCGTGCGCCAGGAGCTGGCGGAGAAAAATCATCTGACCTCGCTGGCCGACCTCAGCCGCTATCTGCAGCAGGGCGGCGAATTTAAGCTGGCGGCTTCGGCGGAGTTTATTGAACGCCCGGACGCGCTGCCGGCGTTTGAAAAAGCGTATGACTTCAAACTCAACCAGAACCAGCTGCTGTCGCTGGCCGGGGGCGATACGGCGGTGACCATCAAAGCGGCGGCGCAGCAGACCTCCGGCGTTAACGCGGCGATGGCCTACGGCACCGACGGCCCGGTGGCGGCTCTGGGGTTACAGACGCTGAGCGACCCGCAGGGCGTGCAGCCGATTTACGCCCCGACGCCGGTGGTGCGCGAGGCGGTGCTTAAAGCCTACCCGCAGATCGCCGACTGGCTGAAGCCGGTCTTCGCCAGCCTCGATGAAAAGACCCTGCAGCAGCTCAACGCCCGCATCGCGGTGGAAGGCCAGGATGCGAAGCGCGTGGCGGCAGATTATCTGCAGCAGAAAGGCCTGCTGAAGTAA
- a CDS encoding ABC transporter ATP-binding protein codes for MIEFEGVSKAFAGHPAVKDLTLQLREGAFSVLVGTSGSGKSTTLKMVNRLLEPDRGMIRFAGEDIRQQPLLTLRRRMGYAIQSIGLFPHWTVAQNIATVPQLQKWPRGRIADRVDELMALLGLEATLRDRYPHQLSGGQQQRVGVARALAADPEVLLMDEPFGALDPVTREALQQEMLRIHRLLGRTIVLVTHDIDEALRLADHLVLMDGGEVVQQGAPLEMLLRPENRFVQTFFGRSELGVRLLSLREVRDYLRPDERLAGEGLTVTMTLREALSQFVARRCEALPVVDAEGHPCGTLHFADLLRQEASHEGAS; via the coding sequence ATGATTGAATTTGAAGGGGTCAGCAAAGCGTTTGCCGGCCACCCGGCGGTGAAGGACCTGACCCTGCAGCTGCGCGAAGGCGCTTTCTCGGTGCTGGTGGGAACCTCCGGCTCGGGCAAGTCGACGACGCTGAAAATGGTCAACCGCCTGCTGGAGCCGGACCGGGGCATGATTCGCTTTGCCGGCGAAGACATCCGCCAGCAGCCGCTCCTGACCCTGCGGCGGCGGATGGGCTATGCCATCCAGTCCATCGGCCTGTTTCCCCACTGGACGGTGGCGCAGAATATCGCCACCGTGCCGCAGCTGCAAAAATGGCCGCGGGGGAGGATCGCCGACCGGGTCGACGAGCTGATGGCGCTGCTGGGGCTGGAGGCAACGCTGCGCGACCGCTACCCTCATCAGCTCTCCGGCGGCCAGCAGCAGCGGGTCGGGGTGGCGCGGGCGCTGGCGGCAGACCCGGAGGTACTGCTGATGGATGAGCCCTTCGGCGCCCTCGACCCGGTGACCCGTGAGGCGCTGCAGCAGGAGATGCTGCGCATCCATCGCCTGCTGGGGCGGACGATTGTCCTGGTGACCCATGATATTGACGAAGCGCTGCGTCTCGCGGACCACCTGGTGCTGATGGACGGCGGCGAGGTGGTCCAGCAGGGGGCGCCGCTGGAGATGCTCCTGCGGCCAGAGAATCGCTTTGTGCAAACCTTTTTTGGCCGCAGCGAGCTGGGCGTGCGCCTGCTGTCGCTGCGCGAGGTGCGAGACTATCTGCGTCCCGACGAGCGGCTGGCGGGCGAGGGGCTGACCGTCACCATGACCCTGCGGGAAGCGCTGTCGCAGTTTGTCGCCCGGCGCTGCGAGGCGCTGCCGGTGGTGGATGCCGAGGGGCACCCCTGCGGCACGCTGCATTTTGCCGATCTGCTGCGCCAGGAGGCGAGTCATGAAGGCGCTTCGTGA
- a CDS encoding protein YohO, with translation MKPAKIAVVTLFLLMAIGGISGVMLAGYSFIVRGGVG, from the coding sequence ATGAAGCCAGCGAAAATCGCGGTCGTCACTCTCTTCTTACTTATGGCCATCGGCGGGATCAGCGGCGTGATGCTGGCCGGCTATTCCTTTATTGTACGTGGCGGTGTCGGCTGA
- a CDS encoding ABC transporter permease, whose protein sequence is MTIRCTHRVGLLLTGLLLVTLALPFIAYAPNRLLSGEGRGLWQVMPWLAGVQLAAALAGILLCWLPGRVAPLLHLLLAELLFPLLIWGSGQAAIELSRHGSPLARTSPGSGLWLSLALCLLLASEAIRHLTARPLWRWLLNAQVWLLPIILLAAGALDQLSLLKEYANRQEVFDDALRQHLLLLFGTLLPGLIIGLPLGVWLWRRPRWQAPAFTVLNVIQTIPSVALFGLLIAPLAGLARYFPALGELGVSGTGVAPALIALTLYALLPLVRGVVTGLQQVPRDALESATAMGMSAGQRFRQVQLPLAMPVLLRSLRVVSVQTVGMAVVAALIGAGGFGALVFQGLLSSALDLVLLGVVPTIALAVVVDALFALWGAWLKGEAND, encoded by the coding sequence GTGACCATTCGCTGTACTCACCGCGTCGGCCTGCTGCTGACAGGCCTGCTGCTGGTTACGCTGGCGCTGCCGTTTATCGCTTACGCGCCGAATCGCTTACTCTCCGGGGAAGGGCGCGGGCTGTGGCAGGTGATGCCCTGGCTCGCCGGCGTTCAGCTGGCGGCAGCCCTCGCCGGGATACTGCTCTGCTGGCTGCCGGGCAGGGTTGCGCCGCTTCTCCATCTGCTGCTGGCCGAACTGCTCTTCCCGCTGCTTATCTGGGGCAGCGGCCAGGCGGCGATTGAGCTCTCCCGGCACGGCTCGCCGCTGGCGCGCACCTCGCCCGGCAGCGGTCTGTGGCTGTCGCTGGCGCTCTGCCTGCTGCTGGCCAGCGAGGCCATTCGTCATCTTACCGCCCGGCCGCTGTGGCGCTGGCTGCTCAATGCGCAAGTCTGGCTTCTGCCCATCATCCTGCTCGCCGCCGGGGCGCTCGATCAGCTCTCGCTGCTGAAGGAGTATGCCAACCGCCAGGAGGTGTTTGACGACGCCCTGCGCCAGCATCTGCTTCTGCTGTTTGGCACCCTGCTGCCGGGCCTGATCATTGGCCTGCCGCTGGGGGTATGGCTCTGGCGGCGTCCGCGCTGGCAGGCGCCGGCCTTCACCGTGCTCAATGTGATCCAGACTATCCCGTCGGTGGCGCTGTTCGGCCTGCTGATTGCCCCGCTTGCCGGTCTGGCGCGCTATTTCCCGGCGCTGGGCGAGCTGGGCGTCTCCGGGACCGGCGTGGCGCCGGCCCTGATCGCCCTGACGTTGTATGCGCTGCTGCCGCTGGTGCGCGGGGTGGTGACCGGCCTGCAGCAGGTGCCGCGGGATGCGCTGGAGAGCGCGACGGCGATGGGCATGAGCGCCGGTCAGCGTTTTCGTCAGGTGCAGCTCCCGCTGGCGATGCCGGTGCTGTTGCGCAGCCTGCGGGTGGTCAGCGTGCAAACCGTCGGCATGGCGGTGGTGGCGGCGCTGATCGGCGCCGGCGGCTTTGGCGCGCTGGTGTTCCAGGGGCTGCTGAGCAGCGCGCTGGATCTGGTGCTGCTCGGGGTCGTGCCGACCATTGCCCTGGCGGTGGTCGTGGATGCTCTGTTCGCCCTGTGGGGCGCCTGGCTGAAAGGAGAGGCCAATGATTGA
- the bglX gene encoding beta-glucosidase BglX, with protein MKWLCTVGVAVSLALQPALADELFGNHPLTPQARDAFVTDLLKKMTVDEKIGQLRLISVGPDNPKEAIREMIKAGQVGAIFNTVTRPDIRVMQDQVMQLSRLKIPLFFAYDVLHGQRTVFPISLGLASSFNLDAVKTVGRVSAYEAADDGLNMTWAPMVDVSRDPRWGRASEGFGEDTYLTTMMGQAMVESMQGKSPADRYSVMTSVKHFAAYGAVEGGKEYNTVDMSPQRLFNDYMPPYKAGLDAGSGAVMVALNSLNGTPATADSWLLKDVLRDQWGFKGITVSDHGAIKELIKHGVASDPEDAVRVALKSGINMSMSDEYYSKYLPGLVKSGKVTMVELDDATRHVLNVKYDMGLFNDPYSHLGPKDSDPQDTNAESRLHRKEAREVARESLVLLKNRLDTLPLKKSGTIAVVGALADSKRDMMGSWSAAGVADQSVTVLTGIKEALGDNGKVIYAKGANVTDDKGIVDFLNLYEKAVQVDPRSPQEMIDEAVAAAKQSDVVVAVVGEAQGMAHEASSRTDITLPQSQRNLIAALKATGKPLVLVLMNGRPLALVKEDQQADALLETWFAGTEGGHAIADVLFGDYNPSGKLPMSFPRSVGQIPTYYSHLNTGRPYNPEKPNKYTSRYFDEANGPLYPFGYGLSYTTFSVSDVTMSSATLPRDGSVTASVQVTNTGKREGATVIQLYLQDVTASMSRPVKMLRGFKKVTLKPGETQTVSFPIDVDALKFWNQQMKYVAEPGKFNVFIGVDSARVQQSEFELL; from the coding sequence ATGAAATGGCTCTGCACTGTAGGCGTCGCCGTGAGTCTGGCGCTGCAACCCGCGCTGGCGGATGAACTGTTTGGTAACCACCCCCTGACCCCGCAGGCGCGGGATGCCTTTGTTACCGACCTGCTGAAAAAAATGACCGTGGACGAGAAAATCGGCCAGCTGCGTCTGATAAGCGTCGGCCCGGATAACCCGAAAGAAGCGATCCGCGAGATGATCAAAGCGGGCCAGGTGGGAGCGATTTTTAACACCGTCACCCGTCCGGATATCCGCGTTATGCAGGATCAGGTGATGCAGCTTAGCCGCCTGAAGATCCCGCTGTTCTTTGCCTACGATGTGCTGCACGGCCAGCGCACTGTCTTCCCGATAAGCCTCGGTCTGGCCTCGTCGTTTAACCTCGACGCGGTGAAAACCGTGGGCCGCGTGTCAGCTTATGAAGCCGCCGATGACGGGCTGAACATGACCTGGGCGCCGATGGTCGACGTCTCCCGCGACCCGCGCTGGGGACGCGCTTCCGAAGGCTTCGGGGAAGACACGTATCTGACCACGATGATGGGCCAGGCGATGGTGGAGTCGATGCAGGGCAAGAGCCCGGCTGACCGCTATTCGGTGATGACCAGCGTCAAGCACTTCGCCGCCTACGGCGCGGTGGAGGGCGGGAAAGAGTACAACACGGTCGACATGAGCCCGCAGCGCCTGTTCAACGACTATATGCCGCCGTATAAAGCCGGTCTCGATGCCGGCAGCGGCGCGGTGATGGTGGCCCTGAATTCGCTGAACGGCACCCCGGCGACCGCCGATTCCTGGCTGCTGAAAGATGTCCTGCGCGACCAGTGGGGCTTTAAAGGCATCACGGTTTCCGACCACGGCGCCATCAAAGAGCTGATCAAGCACGGCGTGGCCTCCGACCCGGAAGACGCGGTGCGCGTGGCGCTGAAGTCCGGCATCAACATGAGCATGAGCGACGAGTATTACAGCAAATACCTGCCGGGGCTGGTGAAATCCGGCAAGGTGACCATGGTTGAGCTGGATGACGCCACCCGTCACGTGCTCAACGTCAAATATGACATGGGGCTGTTCAACGATCCGTACAGCCACCTGGGACCAAAAGATTCTGACCCGCAGGACACCAACGCGGAAAGCCGTCTGCATCGTAAAGAGGCGCGCGAAGTGGCCCGCGAGAGCCTGGTGCTGCTGAAAAACCGTCTCGATACGCTGCCGCTGAAAAAATCCGGCACTATCGCGGTGGTGGGCGCGCTGGCGGACAGCAAACGCGACATGATGGGCAGCTGGTCGGCGGCGGGCGTGGCCGATCAGTCGGTGACCGTCCTGACCGGCATCAAAGAAGCGCTGGGCGATAACGGCAAAGTGATTTACGCCAAAGGGGCGAACGTTACCGACGACAAAGGCATTGTCGATTTCCTCAATCTGTATGAGAAAGCAGTGCAGGTTGACCCGCGCTCGCCGCAGGAAATGATCGACGAAGCCGTCGCGGCGGCGAAGCAATCCGACGTGGTGGTCGCCGTAGTGGGCGAGGCGCAGGGGATGGCCCATGAGGCCTCCAGCCGGACCGACATCACCCTGCCGCAGAGCCAGCGCAATCTGATTGCCGCCCTCAAAGCCACCGGCAAACCGCTGGTGCTGGTGCTGATGAACGGCCGTCCGCTGGCGCTGGTGAAAGAGGATCAGCAAGCCGATGCGCTGCTGGAGACCTGGTTTGCCGGCACCGAAGGCGGGCATGCCATCGCCGACGTGCTGTTTGGCGACTATAACCCGTCGGGCAAGCTGCCGATGTCCTTCCCGCGCTCGGTGGGGCAGATCCCAACCTACTACAGCCATCTGAATACCGGTCGGCCGTATAATCCGGAGAAGCCGAACAAGTACACCTCGCGTTACTTCGATGAGGCCAACGGCCCGCTGTACCCGTTTGGCTACGGTCTGAGCTACACCACCTTTAGCGTCTCCGATGTCACTATGTCGTCGGCCACCCTGCCGCGCGACGGCAGCGTGACCGCCAGCGTGCAGGTGACCAACACCGGCAAACGCGAAGGGGCGACAGTCATTCAGCTGTATCTGCAGGACGTCACCGCCTCCATGAGCCGGCCGGTGAAAATGCTGCGCGGCTTTAAAAAGGTCACCCTCAAGCCGGGTGAAACGCAAACCGTCAGCTTCCCGATCGACGTCGACGCGCTGAAGTTCTGGAACCAGCAGATGAAATACGTCGCTGAGCCGGGCAAATTCAATGTCTTTATCGGCGTGGACTCCGCCCGCGTGCAGCAGAGCGAGTTTGAGCTGTTGTAA